The Amycolatopsis mongoliensis genome includes a window with the following:
- a CDS encoding EamA family transporter, which yields MLSSTRTGAAFAVAAMLCVQLGLAVSVGLFGRIGPEGAAWLRLAWAGVLLLVVVRPRPSSFRPATFAACCALGVVTAGMTMLFMEAVARLPLGTASALEFLGPLTVAVTRGRGGKRLWPVLAALGVVLLTEPWRGGADLLGVGYALASAVCWAGYILLTQRVGDEVAGVRGLAVSMPVAGIVATLAYGPAVAGHLTWELLLIGLGLAVLLPVVPFSLEMLALRRLTTSAFGTLMSLEPAIALTIGFVVLHQVPNLGAAAGVLFVVAAGIGAERTGAREPVEQVA from the coding sequence GTGCTGTCCTCCACCCGCACCGGAGCGGCCTTCGCGGTCGCCGCCATGCTCTGCGTCCAGCTCGGCCTCGCCGTCTCCGTCGGCCTGTTCGGCCGCATCGGTCCCGAGGGTGCGGCGTGGCTGCGGCTGGCGTGGGCCGGGGTGCTGCTGCTGGTCGTCGTCCGGCCGCGGCCGTCGTCGTTCCGGCCGGCCACCTTCGCCGCCTGTTGCGCGCTGGGCGTGGTCACGGCCGGGATGACCATGCTGTTCATGGAGGCGGTCGCCCGCCTGCCGCTCGGGACGGCGAGCGCGCTGGAGTTCCTCGGCCCGCTCACCGTGGCCGTCACGCGCGGCCGCGGCGGCAAGCGGTTGTGGCCCGTCCTCGCCGCGCTCGGCGTGGTGCTGCTGACCGAACCGTGGCGGGGTGGCGCCGACCTGCTGGGCGTCGGCTACGCACTCGCGTCCGCGGTGTGCTGGGCGGGCTACATCCTGCTGACGCAACGGGTCGGCGACGAGGTGGCCGGTGTACGCGGGCTCGCCGTGTCGATGCCGGTGGCGGGGATCGTGGCGACGCTCGCCTACGGGCCGGCGGTGGCCGGGCACCTGACCTGGGAGCTATTGCTCATCGGCCTCGGGCTCGCGGTGCTGCTGCCGGTGGTTCCGTTCAGCCTGGAGATGCTCGCGCTGCGGCGGTTGACCACCTCGGCGTTCGGGACGCTGATGAGCCTCGAACCGGCCATCGCCCTGACGATCGGGTTCGTCGTGCTGCACCAGGTCCCGAACCTCGGCGCGGCGGCGGGCGTGCTGTTCGTCGTGGCGGCCGGGATCGGCGCGGAGCGAACCGGGGCGCGGGAGCCGGTCGAGCAGGTGGCTTAG
- a CDS encoding AfsR/SARP family transcriptional regulator has translation MDDPDSRPEFRVLGPFEVRVRDRTLELGGPRIRTLLALLVANADRVTAVSTMADALWDVDATPGTERTVRTYMSRVRRSLAPVAAVLGAADLIETRAAGYALRLSPAFLDAREFERLVPAGRTALAAGDPVTASDRLSQALALWRGDAYEDFAGTPALLAETRRLHGLRLGAVEDRVDADLATGAGEALIAELTALSEQHPGHERLWGQLMTALYRAGRQADALDAFTRARAVLVDQFGLDPSPRLTEIHRRVLDNDSRLFPATGPVRLPARPRTDAAEHAPAGAVRNDLPGDIADFAGRETELARLLAARAGIAHTAPTAVVIEAIDGMAGIGKTTLAIHAAHRLAEHYPGGRLFLDLHGHTSGQAPITPPAALDTLLRALGVPADRIPHDQDARAALWRAELAGRSTLVVLDNAADAAQVRPLLPGSAGTLVLITSRRRLVDLEPAHILSLDVLPEADAIALFTGIVADGRLTAEPESVRDVVELCGRLPLAIRIAAARLRSRPAWTVGHLADRLRQAHRPLAELSAGDRSVAAAFALSYRQLDAPRQRMFRLLGLNPGPDIDVPAAAALAAVAPGEAERLLESLVDDHLLEQPVTGRFRFHDLVRQHAQSTALAEEPEPGRRAALRRLVGFHLHTAHRGSRLLDQQHPPIDVGEPPAGCTPAPLRDDAAAMTWFDVNHQCVLAARQAAEDAGWDTCVWQLAWTLDNFHYRRGHLQANITSWLAGLAAAERLHDLAVQARAHRRLGLVYGPFGKPAEALHHLHRSLTLSREIGDTLGQAGVHFVLALHWTHEKDDEQALEHATSALEQYRALGDPKWEARALSLIGACQSRLGRHEEARAHAEAGLAFCRERKDVYGEADALDSLAAIAHETGHHGDALGQSRQALTLWRLLDNTYRQAGTLASMGDAHRALGHHDQARAAWQQAIDLYRARNLHPAADEIEKRSANLGSAAPPWPPGARSAG, from the coding sequence ATGGACGATCCGGACAGCAGACCGGAGTTCCGCGTGCTCGGCCCGTTCGAGGTCCGCGTGCGCGACCGGACGCTCGAGCTGGGCGGCCCCCGCATCCGCACCCTGCTCGCGCTCCTGGTCGCGAACGCCGACCGGGTCACCGCGGTGAGCACCATGGCGGACGCGTTGTGGGACGTCGACGCGACGCCCGGCACCGAGCGGACGGTGCGGACCTACATGTCGCGGGTGCGCCGCTCGCTGGCCCCGGTCGCCGCCGTCCTCGGCGCGGCCGACCTGATCGAGACCCGCGCGGCCGGCTACGCCTTGCGGCTGTCACCGGCTTTCCTCGACGCCCGCGAGTTCGAACGGCTGGTGCCCGCGGGGCGAACCGCCTTGGCGGCGGGCGATCCGGTGACGGCTTCGGATCGGCTGTCCCAGGCGCTGGCGCTGTGGCGCGGCGACGCCTACGAGGACTTCGCCGGCACCCCGGCGTTGCTGGCGGAAACGAGGCGGCTGCACGGACTGCGGCTCGGCGCCGTCGAAGACCGCGTCGACGCCGACCTCGCGACCGGTGCGGGTGAGGCGTTGATCGCCGAGCTGACGGCGCTGAGCGAGCAGCACCCCGGGCACGAGCGGCTGTGGGGGCAGCTGATGACGGCGTTGTACCGCGCGGGCCGCCAGGCGGACGCGCTGGACGCGTTCACGCGCGCCCGCGCCGTCCTCGTCGACCAGTTCGGGCTGGACCCTTCCCCGCGCCTGACCGAGATCCACCGCCGGGTGCTGGACAACGACTCCCGGCTGTTCCCCGCCACCGGACCGGTGCGGCTGCCTGCTCGTCCCCGGACGGACGCCGCGGAGCACGCTCCGGCCGGAGCGGTCCGCAACGACCTTCCCGGTGACATCGCCGACTTCGCCGGCCGCGAAACCGAACTCGCCCGGCTGCTGGCCGCCCGGGCCGGCATCGCGCACACCGCGCCGACGGCCGTCGTGATCGAAGCGATCGACGGGATGGCCGGCATCGGCAAGACGACCCTGGCGATCCACGCCGCGCACCGGCTCGCCGAGCACTACCCCGGCGGCCGGCTGTTCCTCGACCTGCACGGCCACACCTCCGGCCAGGCACCGATCACCCCGCCGGCCGCGCTGGACACCCTGCTGCGCGCGCTCGGCGTCCCGGCGGACCGGATCCCCCACGACCAGGACGCCCGCGCCGCGCTCTGGCGGGCCGAACTCGCCGGCCGCTCGACGCTCGTCGTGCTGGACAACGCCGCGGACGCCGCGCAGGTCCGGCCGCTGCTGCCGGGCAGTGCGGGAACGCTGGTGCTGATCACCAGCCGGCGGCGCCTGGTCGACCTGGAGCCCGCGCACATCCTCTCCCTGGACGTGCTGCCGGAGGCCGACGCGATCGCGCTGTTCACCGGCATCGTCGCCGACGGCCGGCTCACCGCCGAACCCGAGTCCGTCCGCGACGTCGTCGAGCTGTGCGGCCGGCTCCCGCTGGCCATCCGCATCGCGGCGGCGCGGCTGCGCAGCCGGCCCGCGTGGACCGTGGGGCACCTGGCCGACCGGCTGCGCCAGGCCCACCGGCCGCTGGCCGAGCTCTCCGCGGGAGATCGCAGCGTCGCCGCGGCGTTCGCGTTGTCCTACCGGCAGCTGGACGCGCCGCGACAGCGCATGTTCCGGCTGCTCGGCCTGAACCCGGGCCCGGACATCGACGTGCCCGCCGCCGCGGCGCTCGCCGCCGTCGCACCCGGCGAAGCCGAGCGGCTGCTGGAAAGCCTGGTCGACGACCACCTGCTGGAGCAGCCGGTCACCGGCCGGTTCCGCTTCCACGACCTGGTCCGCCAGCACGCGCAGAGCACCGCGCTGGCCGAAGAACCCGAACCCGGCCGGCGGGCCGCGCTGCGCCGGCTGGTGGGGTTCCACCTGCACACCGCCCACCGCGGCAGCCGCCTGCTCGACCAGCAGCACCCGCCGATCGACGTCGGCGAACCCCCGGCCGGCTGCACGCCGGCCCCGCTGCGCGACGACGCGGCCGCGATGACGTGGTTCGACGTCAACCACCAGTGCGTGCTCGCGGCGCGGCAGGCCGCCGAGGACGCCGGGTGGGACACCTGCGTCTGGCAGCTCGCCTGGACCCTCGACAACTTCCACTACCGCCGTGGTCACCTGCAGGCGAACATCACGTCGTGGCTGGCCGGCCTCGCCGCCGCGGAACGCCTGCACGACCTGGCCGTGCAGGCCCGCGCGCACCGCCGGCTCGGTCTCGTCTACGGCCCGTTCGGGAAGCCCGCCGAAGCGTTGCACCACCTGCACCGGTCCCTGACCCTGTCCCGGGAGATCGGCGACACCCTCGGCCAGGCGGGAGTCCATTTCGTCCTGGCACTCCACTGGACGCACGAAAAGGACGACGAGCAGGCGCTCGAACACGCCACCAGCGCGCTCGAGCAGTACCGCGCACTCGGAGACCCGAAATGGGAAGCTCGCGCGCTCAGCCTGATCGGTGCCTGCCAGAGCCGGCTCGGCCGGCACGAAGAAGCACGCGCCCACGCCGAGGCGGGACTGGCCTTCTGCCGGGAGCGCAAAGACGTCTACGGCGAAGCCGACGCTCTCGACAGTCTCGCCGCGATCGCCCACGAAACCGGTCACCACGGCGACGCCCTGGGCCAGTCGCGGCAGGCGCTCACCCTCTGGCGCCTGCTCGACAACACCTACCGCCAGGCGGGCACCCTCGCCTCGATGGGCGACGCCCACCGCGCGCTCGGCCACCACGACCAGGCCCGCGCCGCCTGGCAGCAGGCCATCGACCTGTACCGGGCCCGCAACCTGCACCCGGCCGCCGACGAGATCGAGAAGCGCTCGGCGAACCTGGGCAGCGCCGCCCCGCCTTGGCCACCTGGGGCACGATCGGCTGGTTGA
- a CDS encoding RraA family protein translates to MPVNDELARKFLAVDTTALCDVDKTTRVLHSAIRARSARSRIFGPAFTVRCRDDFLGVLQAIESAAPGDVIVVDGGAREIALGGELFARGALARSLGGIVVDAGYRDMAYVGGCELPLYSRFVTPLSGTSSKLGELQVPVTCGGVTVNPGDLVLADGEGLVVVAPDRIGELLDGALAIKEAESAVIGRLDAGATLSETFALADHVAALRRGEPSALRPRRS, encoded by the coding sequence ATGCCGGTGAACGACGAACTCGCGCGGAAGTTCCTCGCGGTCGACACGACCGCCCTCTGCGATGTCGACAAGACGACGAGGGTGCTGCACAGCGCGATCCGTGCCCGCTCCGCCCGGTCGCGGATCTTCGGGCCCGCGTTCACGGTCCGGTGCCGCGACGACTTCCTCGGCGTGCTCCAGGCCATCGAATCGGCGGCGCCGGGCGACGTGATCGTGGTCGACGGCGGCGCGCGCGAAATCGCCCTCGGTGGCGAACTGTTCGCCCGCGGGGCGCTGGCCCGCTCGCTCGGCGGCATCGTCGTGGACGCCGGCTACCGGGACATGGCCTATGTCGGGGGCTGCGAACTCCCGCTGTACAGCCGGTTCGTCACCCCGCTTTCCGGCACGTCGTCGAAGCTCGGCGAGCTGCAGGTGCCGGTCACCTGCGGCGGAGTCACGGTGAACCCCGGCGACCTGGTCCTGGCCGACGGCGAAGGCCTCGTCGTGGTGGCTCCCGACCGGATCGGCGAGCTCCTCGACGGAGCACTCGCGATCAAGGAGGCCGAAAGCGCGGTCATCGGCCGGCTCGACGCGGGAGCCACGCTCAGCGAGACGTTCGCCCTCGCCGATCACGTCGCCGCGCTGCGCCGGGGCGAACCGTCCGCGCTGCGGCCGCGTCGAAGCTGA
- a CDS encoding LysR family transcriptional regulator → MDTRRLQFLLELSRHGSMRAVADVLGTTTSTVSQQIAVLAKETGVPLLEPDGRRVRLTPAGRRLAEHAVTILAAVEAARADLDPGAEPAGTVRVAGFATAVRRSLLPAAAALAAHHPRVQLRISEYEPHEAFAALLADDIDLALTYDYDLAPAVTDPAITVSPLWTARWGLAVPAADAALARGENTVAVFEAFRDHGWIVNSRNSADEDVVRRLASTARFTPRVTHRADSLELVEDLIATGPEPAVGLLPAGRATRPGVALLPLAGPDVRQRAFACTRRGREAWPPLALVLGLLAR, encoded by the coding sequence GTGGACACCCGCAGGCTCCAGTTTCTGCTCGAGCTGTCCCGGCACGGCTCGATGCGCGCGGTGGCGGACGTGCTCGGCACCACGACGTCGACGGTCTCGCAGCAGATCGCGGTGCTGGCGAAGGAAACCGGCGTGCCGCTGCTCGAGCCGGACGGCCGCCGGGTGCGGCTCACCCCCGCGGGACGGCGCCTGGCCGAGCACGCCGTGACCATCCTCGCCGCCGTGGAGGCAGCCCGCGCCGATCTCGACCCCGGCGCCGAACCGGCCGGCACCGTGCGCGTCGCCGGGTTCGCCACGGCCGTGCGGCGGTCGTTGCTCCCGGCGGCCGCCGCGCTCGCCGCACACCACCCGCGGGTCCAGCTGCGGATCAGCGAGTACGAACCGCACGAGGCCTTCGCCGCGCTGCTGGCCGACGACATCGACCTCGCGCTCACCTACGACTACGACCTCGCGCCGGCCGTCACCGATCCCGCGATCACCGTCAGTCCACTGTGGACGGCACGGTGGGGCCTCGCCGTCCCGGCGGCCGACGCGGCCCTTGCGCGCGGCGAGAACACCGTGGCGGTCTTCGAGGCGTTCCGCGACCACGGCTGGATCGTCAACTCCCGCAACAGCGCCGACGAGGACGTGGTCCGCAGGCTGGCGTCGACGGCGCGGTTCACCCCGCGCGTCACGCACCGCGCGGACAGCCTGGAGCTGGTGGAGGACCTCATCGCGACCGGCCCGGAGCCCGCCGTCGGCCTGCTGCCGGCCGGCCGCGCGACGAGGCCCGGGGTCGCGCTGCTCCCGCTGGCCGGGCCGGACGTGCGCCAGCGCGCCTTCGCCTGCACCCGCCGCGGGCGGGAGGCGTGGCCACCGCTCGCGCTGGTCCTCGGGCTCCTCGCCCGCTGA
- a CDS encoding BTAD domain-containing putative transcriptional regulator, translating into MRFRILGTLEVRAYGDRVTLASPRQQRALAALLLNPNAVVPVERMIDALWEDEPPATAVKQVRNCVSALRSRLGETGGMIVTDGPGYRLQTEIDDLDSLRFRRHVAAARGLAGQAKLVDAVEEIRAALALWRGPALDGLRTTTLAGRAAVLDEQRADAVELCAGWQLRLGETGEVVRELTEFCGEHPMRELSHLLLMRALAKEGRYAEASALFHGLRRRLADELGVDPNPELRRLHEQLLAESAASDPGPGPDPGPPAEVPPEHHPFDRAVTELAEAVTWQWRAEAELRSLHRPQPIVLHWSSVARPGKPALRGDLDDVAETFAALPVRQLVVLGEPGSGKSVLALMLTLELLRTRAPGAPVPVLLSLASWDPRREHLDRWLAGRLADNHPALLTAREYGPGAPTRLVLGGHVVPVLDGLDEMPTDLRAAALDALDQTMAVGRSLVLTCRSAEYEQVTRESGAALSAATVVRLEPVARQEAITYLSAREGAGRDRWLPVAERLRRDPDAALARVLRTPLMVDLARIAYGRASADPAELLGAEDADAVEGQLLDSFVPNAYADVPQPPGRNPKTSPSGRYTAAQATRWLGFLARHLDRARSRDLAWWQLYRAVPAGTRAALVGVLIALFFVVTGWVDDGPALAAIYGLSFGGAGYLTHRFGRAPEPLRTELRFAGATRKFAGRFAIGAVVGVLLGLGWSLATGLVVFLALVFGLVFAVHVWLAKPVDASRVSSPGTILRNERTGAIALAGSFLVSLGLFDGMAFAFTANTRFLPVLGGRYDLALAVAGGLAGASFGWFMARGVAAVCYGLAGAIAGGQVFPPATNPVLPFVVGVFFGGGIGLAVLVTRAWGNYFVHHVWLAATGRLPWRLMHFLDDAHRRGVLRQAGGVYQFRHARVQERLAEAGHDEQEDR; encoded by the coding sequence ATGAGGTTCCGGATTCTCGGGACGCTGGAAGTGCGGGCGTACGGGGATCGGGTCACCCTGGCGAGCCCGCGCCAGCAGCGCGCGCTCGCCGCACTTCTGCTCAACCCCAACGCGGTCGTCCCGGTGGAGCGCATGATCGACGCGCTCTGGGAGGACGAGCCGCCCGCGACGGCCGTGAAGCAGGTGCGCAACTGCGTGTCCGCCCTGCGAAGCCGGCTCGGCGAGACCGGCGGGATGATCGTCACCGACGGGCCGGGGTACCGCCTGCAGACCGAGATCGACGATCTCGACTCGCTCCGGTTCCGCCGGCACGTCGCGGCGGCGCGGGGACTCGCCGGGCAGGCGAAGCTCGTCGACGCCGTCGAAGAGATCCGTGCCGCGCTCGCCCTGTGGCGGGGCCCGGCGCTCGACGGGTTGCGGACGACCACGCTGGCCGGGCGCGCCGCCGTGCTCGACGAACAGCGCGCCGACGCCGTGGAGCTCTGCGCCGGATGGCAGCTGCGGCTGGGCGAAACGGGCGAGGTCGTCCGCGAGCTGACCGAGTTCTGCGGCGAGCACCCGATGCGCGAGCTGTCCCACCTGCTCCTGATGCGCGCCCTCGCGAAAGAAGGCCGCTACGCCGAGGCCTCGGCGTTGTTCCACGGCCTGCGCCGGCGGCTGGCCGACGAGCTCGGCGTCGACCCGAACCCCGAACTGCGGCGGCTCCACGAGCAGCTCCTCGCCGAGTCCGCCGCGAGCGACCCCGGTCCCGGTCCGGATCCCGGGCCGCCGGCGGAGGTCCCGCCGGAGCACCACCCCTTCGACCGCGCGGTCACCGAGCTGGCCGAAGCCGTCACGTGGCAGTGGCGCGCCGAAGCCGAGCTGCGTTCGCTGCACCGGCCGCAGCCGATCGTCCTGCACTGGTCGTCCGTCGCGCGGCCGGGCAAACCGGCGCTCCGGGGCGACCTCGACGACGTCGCGGAGACCTTCGCCGCGCTGCCCGTGCGGCAGCTGGTCGTGCTCGGCGAGCCCGGCTCCGGCAAGTCGGTGCTCGCCCTGATGCTGACGCTGGAGCTGCTGCGCACCCGCGCTCCTGGGGCGCCGGTCCCGGTCCTGCTTTCGCTGGCCTCGTGGGATCCGCGGCGGGAGCACCTCGACCGGTGGCTGGCGGGGCGGCTCGCCGACAACCACCCGGCGCTGCTCACCGCCCGGGAGTACGGGCCCGGCGCACCGACCCGGCTCGTCCTCGGCGGCCACGTCGTCCCGGTCCTCGACGGCCTCGACGAGATGCCGACCGACCTGCGCGCCGCGGCGCTCGACGCACTGGACCAGACCATGGCGGTGGGCCGCTCGCTGGTGCTGACCTGCCGCTCGGCCGAGTACGAGCAGGTCACGCGCGAGTCCGGCGCGGCGCTGAGCGCCGCCACCGTGGTGCGGCTCGAACCCGTGGCCCGGCAGGAGGCGATCACCTACCTGTCCGCGCGGGAAGGCGCGGGCCGCGACCGCTGGCTCCCCGTGGCCGAACGGCTGCGCCGGGACCCGGACGCGGCCCTGGCCCGGGTGCTGCGGACGCCGTTGATGGTCGACCTCGCCCGGATCGCCTACGGCCGGGCGAGCGCGGATCCCGCCGAGCTGCTCGGCGCCGAGGACGCCGACGCCGTCGAAGGGCAGTTGCTCGACTCGTTCGTCCCCAACGCCTACGCGGACGTGCCGCAGCCGCCGGGGCGGAACCCGAAGACCAGTCCGTCCGGGCGGTACACCGCGGCGCAGGCGACCCGCTGGCTGGGTTTCCTGGCCCGGCACCTCGACCGGGCACGCAGCCGCGACCTGGCCTGGTGGCAGTTGTACCGGGCGGTTCCGGCCGGCACACGGGCGGCCTTGGTCGGCGTGCTGATCGCGCTGTTCTTCGTCGTCACCGGCTGGGTCGACGACGGCCCGGCGCTGGCCGCGATCTACGGCCTCTCGTTCGGCGGCGCCGGCTACCTGACCCACCGCTTCGGGCGCGCGCCGGAGCCGCTGCGCACCGAACTGCGCTTCGCCGGGGCCACCCGGAAGTTCGCCGGGCGCTTCGCGATCGGCGCCGTCGTGGGCGTCCTGCTCGGCCTGGGCTGGTCGCTGGCCACCGGCCTGGTCGTCTTCCTGGCCCTGGTGTTCGGCCTGGTGTTCGCGGTGCACGTGTGGCTCGCGAAACCGGTCGACGCCAGCCGGGTGTCGAGCCCGGGGACGATCCTGCGCAACGAACGGACCGGCGCGATCGCGCTGGCCGGCTCCTTCCTGGTGTCGCTGGGGCTGTTCGACGGGATGGCGTTCGCGTTCACCGCGAACACCCGGTTCCTGCCGGTGCTGGGCGGCCGGTACGACCTGGCACTGGCCGTCGCCGGCGGGCTGGCGGGCGCGTCGTTCGGGTGGTTCATGGCGCGCGGCGTCGCGGCGGTCTGCTACGGCCTCGCGGGCGCCATCGCCGGCGGCCAGGTGTTCCCGCCGGCGACGAACCCGGTGCTGCCGTTCGTGGTCGGCGTCTTCTTCGGCGGCGGCATCGGCCTGGCGGTCCTCGTGACGCGCGCCTGGGGCAACTACTTCGTCCACCACGTCTGGCTCGCCGCGACCGGCCGCCTTCCCTGGCGGCTCATGCACTTCCTCGACGACGCCCACCGCCGCGGCGTCCTCCGGCAGGCCGGCGGCGTCTACCAGTTCCGCCACGCCCGCGTCCAGGAGCGGCTGGCTGAGGCCGGCCACGACGAGCAGGAGGATCGATGA